The following DNA comes from Paenibacillus sp..
GCAAGTGCGCGGCATCGGGCTCGCCATGCTGTTCGCGACGCTATTGAAGGTCATTTTCTTCGATCTGCCGAATGTGCCGATCGCCGTCAGAGCGATTTTGTTTATCGGGATCGGGCTGATCGGAATGCTGCTGTCTAGGCTGTTGTATCGGAAGGAATAGAACAATAAAATGACTCGTACCCCGTCCCAGGGCGGCATCTTCGGATGCCGTCCTTTTCTCTGTACGCGCATCCCAGTAAATGGTCTTAAAGTCCCTGTCAGCACAGGTATTCCAGATTATGGTGCGAACGAATCTTTTTCCCTATAGTAAATGTAAACTATTACGTTAGGAAGTGATTCCATGCGCCATGTAGCAGCCCTCGACGACGGGCACGGCATGTCGACGCCGGGGAAGCGGACGCCGAAGTTTCCGGACGGCACGTTCATGCATGAGAACGATTTCAATCGCGCAGTGGTCGCGAAATGCGCGGCGCATCTGATGCGCTGCGGCATCGACGTGCTGCTGACGGCGCCGACGGACGAGGACGTGCCGCTCCGCACGAGGACGGACCTCGCCAACGCGAAGAAGGCTTCGATCTTCGTCAGCGTCCATGCGAACGCGTTGAAGGACACCTGGGGGAACCCGAAAGGGATCGAGACGCTGTACTTTCCGGGTTCGGCCCAAGGCAAACGGCTGGCCGAGCTGCTGCTCAAACATTTGCTCAAGGGGACGCCGCTCGTCAACCGAGGCGCGAAGGAGCGGGGAGATCTTCATGTGCTGCGGGAGACGCGCATGCCCGCGGCGCTCGTCGAATGCGGCTTCATGGACAACCCCGACGAGGCGCGGCTGCTGATGAGCGACGCGTACCGCGAGGAGT
Coding sequences within:
- a CDS encoding N-acetylmuramoyl-L-alanine amidase yields the protein MRHVAALDDGHGMSTPGKRTPKFPDGTFMHENDFNRAVVAKCAAHLMRCGIDVLLTAPTDEDVPLRTRTDLANAKKASIFVSVHANALKDTWGNPKGIETLYFPGSAQGKRLAELLLKHLLKGTPLVNRGAKERGDLHVLRETRMPAALVECGFMDNPDEARLLMSDAYREECAEELAEGICEFLGVAYVSSSEKKERQPSVAECGVEVNGILLETRGFIRDNRSYVLYEAIGAAAGCGAGWDESCGKAILNNRVLDTTVIVGDRRYALATEVAAAIQYRAVWDELKRAVKFVKQT